AGTGCTATAGCATGAGCAGGCGATACCCGTGGACTGCAAGAGTACTCTCTAAAGTGTCCTGTAGAAGCTAAAAGTATATTATAGATGAGTATAGATATCCATAATAAATCGGTCAAGGAGAAAATAAAGAAATATGGGATGCTTATTAACTCTATTGTTTTGATTGGGGAAGTCGGATGGGGCGGGGATGCGAGGCCTGAAGAAACTCATCGCCTATTGACCGGCGGAAAGCTGAACGAGACACGCTGGTAGCCGAAATCGTAGATGATGTCTGCGCTCTGCGCGCCCGGCTTCTCGCGGGAGAATAAAAGCCAGCCGGAGAGGATGGAGTGTGACGGAATGCTCCCAACGAAGTAGCCATCGGCCGCGGTCGGCATCCCCCCTGTCGGGACGATAGCCCGATGCTCCTTCCCCTCCAGAAAGAGCCTCCAGGCGCCGTAATCGAAAGGGTGAGAAAGGTTTGCTCTGTGGTTGACCGCCACCACGCGAAATACTATGTAGTCTTCGACGAGGGAGGCAACCTGTCGGCGGTGAGAATCGTTGGCAAAAGGCACGAGGCCATCGGCTAGCAATTGAGGCGTAATCCACTGCACGTAAATGTCGAGCCATTCTCGCGGCCAAACCCCAAGCTTCGCCCCGACCGTGTTGTGATCGTGAGGAATGTCCCACCGCTGCCCCCAAACGTTGCTCTTCCCTTCGCTGGCGCAACCCCAACCGAGAGCGGCAATCAGAAGAATGGGCAGCACCCATCTGGTGAGGCCGGGCGAGTTCGATGTGCTCCCCCTGCTCCAGATGTGCCCAATCAGTAACGGTTCCCATGCAATGTCTTGCAATACTCGCATAAATAATTAACTAGGTTATCGAGATTGCAGCTCAAAAGGATTATGTATTTGTCGCCAGCTCCGGCATAGAGAATCAGCTTGTCTTTTCGAACCAAAACACCTATGGGAAAAACGACTGCAGGCACGTCCACTGAATACTGATCATTACCATGTAATTCGTAAGGTGCTGAAGGGATGTAGATTGGATTTGTGGCTCGACAAAGCACCTTTCTTGGATCGTCCAGATCCAAAAGGGCAGCACATACGGAATATCCTCTTTCAATTTTCTCCGCCAACCCGTAGGCTTTACAAATGGTATCCCCTATCTCACCAACAGCATGATAGATGAGCAACCAACCTCTATCGGTTTTGATCACCTGGGTGCCTGGGCCGATTTTATCCCTTTCGTGCGGGTAGCGCCCGGCTTCTAAAAGCAGATTCTGGCTCCGACGCTCATAGATTTTCTCCCACTGTGCTATGTGCTTGGAAGGATTTAGTAATTGATCCATGCCAGCTTCGAGAAAACCAAGGTGAATGTTAGGATGGAAACGCAACAGCATGTAGTACTGGCCATTCACTGACTCGGGGAATGGAACTGCGTTGCGTGAATCGAAGGATTCGACCATGCCGTGATAGGTTATGTTCACGAAATCTTCAGTCGAGTAGATGGCTATCCGATCTGCGTTCGTGCCTTTGAACGGGGGGTTGATCTTACCACACCCAATCAGCAGGTATGTCTTGTCGCACTTGACGATCCGAATGTCTTCTATTCCATAGGTAAAGTCCTGATGGTCAGTGCCATCGCCCCGGATGACCACGTTCTGGAATCTGGTGAAATGGACGCCGTCCTCGCTCACCAGAGGCCAAACCTCAGAGATATAGTTTTCCAGACAGGTGCGCTCAATGCCAAGCTTTTCATCGAAGAACGTACCCTTCTTATACCCCTGGTGGCATCTCGGCGTCAGGATGACCTTGTCCTGGAATACTTCAGCCCCACCGTTGAAAACGGCTCCGACCTTCAGTTCGCCGTTCTCGTACAAGGTGAGCCCGAGGTCTTGAGGCTTCACGATCGGATTATTTTCAAAGGGAGCCAGTTTAAAGGCCACTTCGCCAGAGTCCAGCGAGACAACCGTTCCCTCACCTAATTTTGTGATGAAATTGTCAAGAGTCATCATTTATCTCTTTTAACCACCCGAAGTTGCTGTCAGTCTTTTGATCAATTTCATGTATTCCTGGGCGATTTTTTCTTTAGAGTTCCGCGAGACATACTCTTCCGCCAGTTTTAACGTTTCATTGACGATAGGCTTTTCTTCAATTACGCTAATCAGTCTATCTTTAAGTTCTTCCATGTCCGAGAATTTCATGACCGCTCGGCCGAGAGGTTGGATATGGGGCGATTCTATCGCCAATATTGGGGTCAGCGTTCCAAGGTAGGAAAGGATGGAACTCGAAACCATAATCTCACCCGGTTTAAATTCAGATTTAGGTTTATAAAAAATATAGGCATCTGAAGCGTGAAAATATCTATCGGTCTTTGGAGTCGGAGGCAATTCATCCCGCCATTCTATAAAATCATGTCTTTCTATCTCTTTTAGGAGTTCTTCATCAAGGTACTCGCGTGCGATCACTAATAAGAGAACAAAGTCGTATTGCTTTCTCAACTCAACCAGATACGGTAGGAGGGCAAAGATGTGGGTTTTTGGATACCAGCCGTACATAAACACGATTTTCGTGTCCAATGGTAAATTTAGCTCCAGTCTGCATTTATTCTTATCACCTCTTCTCACCGGGTTACAGGGATAGGGAATTATGTGTATCCTTTCCTCGGGATATACCTCTTTCCACATCCGCTTATACATTTTATGAAAACAGACAACTGCATCCCATTTGAATTTCCAAAAAATAGGATTTTCTGGTAATTTAGTTTCATGGATGACATAAATGACTTTTGCTTTTTCTTTTATCTTCGGATATATTTTTATAAGTTCTTCGATAGGTATCCATTCTATTCTCTGGGTGATAAAAATATCGTAGTCTTTTTCTAAAAAAGGCTTTGGATCAAAAGTCCACTGACCTGATGATGTGCCCTGAACATTGCAACATCTAATAACAAAATCTTCATCTGTTATTCCTTTCACTGGTTTGACATCATTAATAGGCGCAAAGACGGTCAGGTCATATTTTTGGGTCAATTCCCTACCGATTAGTTCAGCAAGAATAGAAGTTCCATCAGCCGCATTCCATTTTGAAAAAATCGCAACTTTAGTTTGGTTCATAAAATCAACGCAGGATACCCCTCAGCTTGCTGGGGGGTAATTCACTCCTTTGGTCTCCGATTAATTTTTCAAATAATCGTATAAATTTCTGGGCAATTCTTTCAGCTTTATTGTCTTCCAGAAAATCCTCTATTCTTTTGAGGTCGAACTTGTTTTGGAATAGATCAATGAGCTTGACTTTCATATCCTCAAAATCCAGATACTTCATGATTTCGTCTCCATATAGTTCAACGTAGTTTGACTCGTGAAATAGGATAGGGCAACCGGAACCTAGAACTTGGCACACGGAACTTGACAGGACTGCTTTGTACTTCTTTGAGGATTCCCTATGAATGAGCAATGCATCCGAAGCATGCAAGAAGTTATACAGCTCGTCTAAGGGAAGTGGCTTTACCTGAAGGTCTACAAAGTCGTATTTCTTTTTCGCTTCGCGCAATTCATCAACATTGCTTCCGGGATTGGCGATGATCACATATCTGAGAGGATATTCCTTAACGACGTCTTTTAGAGCGGGTAAAACAGAGACAAGATCTTCTGGTCTAAAACCAAAGGAGAATACAATCTTTTCGTCCAGCGGGAGGCCCAGCTTTTTTCTCGCTTCCCCTTTATCACCAAGCTCGAGTGGATGGTAGGGATAGGGGATCATGTGAATCTTTTCAGCAGGGAAATATTTGACCAAGTTGTCTTTGTATCTCTGATCAAAACAGACAATAGTATCCCAGTCAAACTTATAGTAAAGAGGATCTTCCGGGGCTTTGCCCTCGTGGACAACCTGAACGGTAACAGCTTTTTCCCTAATTTTTGGAAAGACCTCAAGTAATCTTTCTGCTGGTAATCTTTCTACATTTTGAGCAATAAAGACATCGTATTCTTCATTCAAAAGGGGAGAAGGATCAAAGAGGGTAGCCCGGGTGACTGGTATGACTTCATCAACGCGAAAGTGTCTGATGACAAAATCCTCGTCTTTTTGAAAAGTCGGTCTGGCATCAGGGTGCTTTTGGGCGGAAAATATCCTGAGCTGGTGACCCAATTTTACCCAAGCCCTCCCTACCAATTCCGCGTGGATGGAAGGCCCGTTAGCGGCATTCCAAAGACACATCATTCCTATTTTCATCTTTGCTCCTTATACAGCCTCCTGGCCGCTTCCCCAAACGTTGCTCTTCCCTTCGCTGGCGCAACCCCAACCGAGAGCGGCAATCAGAAGAATGGGCAGCACCCATCTGGTGAGCCGTGAGTCACCAATCATACGAATGCCTTATACAGCGTCAATCTATTTACTGCTAAATCAATAGCGTATGCAACTGGCAACTGCTTTTAACGTAATACATGCACCTGCTGGCTGGGAAGGTGAGCAGGGATATGGGTTAGCTTGTATGGGCGAAAACGCGTGCGCGCTATCTACCTATCTTGAACTAAAAGTATTAGATGCACACTGCTGGCGGACAAGTTCAATCATCCCTGAATATCTATCCGCCCACATACCGTCCCAACCATCGCTAAGCCGGTACTTCACGTGGCTCTGCTTGGCCTGCTGGAGCCATGAAAGAGCGTTCCCGCAGGTAGCTACACTTCTAGAGTTGACGATCGGCCGGGAATGATTAGAAGAATTTAGCTGATTAGCGCCCGCGCAGCCGCTTAATAGCAGTAAAGCGAGTGCGAGAAGCCAAATCCCTTTACTCATGAAACCTGATTTTGGCTGGCTGTTTGTGTGGCTTATCCTGAAAAGATGACTCTTGTCTGGACCTTTTTTATCGCTCTTCAAAGTAGATACCCCCATATTTACTCGAAGGCTGTTTTTAGACCCAACCAGTTTTCTGAAATTTTTTCCTCATTAGCGCTAAACAAAAATCCATAACTAACGATAAGACACTACAGAGAAGGAGAGGTGGCTCTCCAAGCGGAGAATATGACTAAAAAAACACGAAGAAACCGAAGAGATAGGCTTCATTGGGAGATGATCCTCCAACCTAAATGGGCTTCTAATGGAGACAAGAGTAACCCTTTGTACCTATTGTACCTAAACTTTTTCGATGATCGGTTAAGTAACTGCCTAGGGAGGTGGGGAATAAAATAACCCCTAGGTTCGGTGGCCCAGTGCCCCCTGCACATGGGCTCTAATGCTGATTGTGTAGATATCCAATATACAATTTTTGCGGCGAAAAATCAAGTCAAACCTCTAACGCCATTCCTCTAAGGTGGCCAAAAAGCCTACTTCTTAAAATTTTAGCATAAAATCCTAACATTTCGCTGTTTTCTACAACCCCCCATCCGCTACCCACCTCGGCATCCCTTCAAGAGAAACCGTTGCGTGGGGGACCAGGCTCAGTTAGGATATAGGGCTATCGGGCGGGAGGTTTGAGAGTGAACACGTACCAGATGGTCGTGTGCGGATCTGCAGTTATTGTGACAAGCCTGGTTGTAGGAGCCAGCTATCGCTCCACCGGAGGGCTTGAAATCAAAGCGCTCCTCATCTTGGCGGGCATTGTCACCGCCGCAGCCATGTTTTATTCCATCCTGGGCGATAAAGACTGAGAGAGTGGAGAATGTTTTAGCGAAACATTATGCTCAGCTTACCGATGCCGCTTTCAGCCCTTCATCGCGAAATTTACCCTCCCGATGAATGGCAACTCACATAAGCATGAGAGGAAGCAACTTAGAATTTCAAAAGATTATCACTTTCGATCCAGCTTTTTGAGAATGGCCAGGGCCCCGGCGTTGTCATCGAAAAGCCTTTGCAGTGTTCGAATTACCGATCGTCTTTTGGCTTTTGATAGGCCTTTTAAATGAGTTTCCAGAGATTTGGGAGGACGCGGACTGGGGCGATGGAAGAATTGGTGGAGCTCAATATTGTAGCACTCAGCTAGTTTCTCTAACACCTCTACGTTCGCCCGACGATTGTTTTTTTCCAGCTGGCCCAAGTACGATGCGTTAACACCCGTCTTGGCTGATACTTTATCGAGCGAGAGCTTCCGCTCTAATCTTAATTCCCTCATCCTCTTGCCAATGTCATATCGTACCATCTTCTTTAACCCTTTGCTCGACTCAAACACTCAAAAGTCCCTATAGGGACAGCGGTCAAAGCTCTGCCTGAGGCGGGAGGAGGGGCTACAATTAGCGACATTTCCTCAACCATTCATATCATAATATCTCCAGAAATCATACTCACGCAGGAAGGGGACTCTCCCCCTCATTACTTTAAGCGCAGATGATGTGAGTCCAAGTTTTCCAGATTGGGGTATATCCGAGGAAGCTTAGCCCTCGGTCGCCTTGAGCACCCCAGCCTTCAGCTCTTTTAGCAAAGACCCGACGGATTCTGAGAGCTCCTCCGGCGAGCCGCCCTCCTCGATGAGCCTCACCAGGGCGCTTCCCACAACCACACCGTCCGACCAAGATGCCACCTCACGGGCCTGGTCGGGGGTGGAAATGCCGAACCCTACGACCACGGGTCGGTCGGTGACACTCTTGATGTGGCTCAGATGCTCGGCAATTGTGTCGGCAAGCGCCTCCCGGACTCCGGTTATGCCCATGAGGGAGACATAGTAGATGAACCCCCTGCCCCGCTTGGCCACCATGGCGATCCGGTCCTCCGTGGATGAAGGGGCCAAGAGGAAAATGAGGTCCACCCCCTCTCGCTCGGTCAGCTCCTGGAGGCTATCAGCCTCTTCTGGAGGCAGATCGGGCACGATAAGCCCATCCACTCCAACCCTGGCGGCGTTCCGGACGAACTCCTCCTCGCCGAAGACGAAGATCGGGTTGTAGCTGGACATAAGGATAAGGGGCACGCTCACCTGGGGCCTTACCTCCTCCACCATCGCAAGAATTTTTTTCAGCGAGGTGCCGCTCTCCAGGGCCCTCAGAGCGGCTTTCTGGATGATGGGGCCATCGGCCAATGGGTCGCTGAATGGCACACCAAGCTCAATCAGGTCCGCACCGGCGGCTTCGAGGGCCGGTATGATGGCTTTGGTGGCGGCCAGGTCCGGGTCGCCCGCCTCTATAAATGGAATGAGGGCTTTCCGTCCCTGGGCACGAAGCTCGGCGAATCGCTCATCTATGCGGCTCATAGGCGCTCTCCGAGAACCTCAGCCACCAGGTCGACGTCCTTATCGCCACGGCCTGACAGGCAGATGACGATGATATGCTCCTTAGGAAGGGTCGGGGCCAGCTTCCGCACGTGGGCGATGGCGTGAGCCGCCTCGAGGGCCGGTATGATTCCCTCCTCCTCGGAACAAAATCGAAAGGCCTCGAGCGCTTCCTCGTCGGTGACAGCCACGTATTCGGCCCTTCCCGTCTCCTTGTAATAGGCGTGTTCGGGGCCTACGCCCGGATAGTCTAGCCCCGCGGAGATGGAATGGGCCGGCAGAATCTGGCCGTCCTCGTTGTGGAGAACATAGCTCTTGGAGCCGTGGAGCACGCCGACGGAGCCAGCCACGAGGCTCGCCCCGTGGGCGCCGCTCGATATGCCGTGGCCGGCCGCCTCGACCCCAATGAGCGCTACCTCTTTGTCCTCGTAAAAGGGATGGAATATGCCGAGGGCGTTGGAGCCTCCTCCCACGCAGGCGACGATAGTGTCCGGCAGGCGGTCCTCTTTCTTA
The genomic region above belongs to Nitrospinota bacterium and contains:
- a CDS encoding helix-turn-helix transcriptional regulator, translating into MFESSKGLKKMVRYDIGKRMRELRLERKLSLDKVSAKTGVNASYLGQLEKNNRRANVEVLEKLAECYNIELHQFFHRPSPRPPKSLETHLKGLSKAKRRSVIRTLQRLFDDNAGALAILKKLDRK
- a CDS encoding glycosyltransferase, whose translation is MKIGMMCLWNAANGPSIHAELVGRAWVKLGHQLRIFSAQKHPDARPTFQKDEDFVIRHFRVDEVIPVTRATLFDPSPLLNEEYDVFIAQNVERLPAERLLEVFPKIREKAVTVQVVHEGKAPEDPLYYKFDWDTIVCFDQRYKDNLVKYFPAEKIHMIPYPYHPLELGDKGEARKKLGLPLDEKIVFSFGFRPEDLVSVLPALKDVVKEYPLRYVIIANPGSNVDELREAKKKYDFVDLQVKPLPLDELYNFLHASDALLIHRESSKKYKAVLSSSVCQVLGSGCPILFHESNYVELYGDEIMKYLDFEDMKVKLIDLFQNKFDLKRIEDFLEDNKAERIAQKFIRLFEKLIGDQRSELPPSKLRGILR
- a CDS encoding tryptophan synthase subunit alpha; the encoded protein is MSRIDERFAELRAQGRKALIPFIEAGDPDLAATKAIIPALEAAGADLIELGVPFSDPLADGPIIQKAALRALESGTSLKKILAMVEEVRPQVSVPLILMSSYNPIFVFGEEEFVRNAARVGVDGLIVPDLPPEEADSLQELTEREGVDLIFLLAPSSTEDRIAMVAKRGRGFIYYVSLMGITGVREALADTIAEHLSHIKSVTDRPVVVGFGISTPDQAREVASWSDGVVVGSALVRLIEEGGSPEELSESVGSLLKELKAGVLKATEG